One window of Nocardia nova SH22a genomic DNA carries:
- a CDS encoding condensation domain-containing protein, whose protein sequence is MNDRRRRLDLIANRVAARAPRPGGDRSAIGRRVNPHMSALSPQQLAAWRHQCDHPDSTLNNLPLRLTVPGGLDTAKFFAAVAQLCARHEILRTTYDTIDGVPFCRVNDTLRPQCEIARPPTASGEFERAVEDGIRNRATRAFDLAVEAPLRVTVFEAAGHPAEVLLLFHHIVWDSGTFGVISEELDQLYADPAAIAPPPQLHYADFTAYLADDRHLQRDLAYWTARLTPPPRLPFRPLGSRQDLPLAGCRHDRSMTDRCRHELAVCAQRNATSRFVVFTAKVAEVLGRILDTRDVTVGVLTSRREHPATVHAIGDFSNLLTLRIDVSGELDRTVGQVDSEFRNALAHSRTHYETLAEHLPRLGNGSAPTAFDIIVVFIEGDLPGPSLGCSATTWERADNGGIQFPTVPLSIEVFLRKRDPQIQFTYSPSLVGPEVVSAIADALDTTAACGTGPDAEGREQ, encoded by the coding sequence GATCGGCCGCCGGGTGAACCCGCACATGTCCGCGCTCTCACCGCAACAGCTCGCCGCCTGGCGCCATCAATGCGATCATCCGGACAGTACGCTCAACAATCTCCCACTGCGGCTGACCGTGCCCGGCGGTCTCGACACCGCGAAATTCTTTGCGGCCGTGGCCCAACTGTGCGCTCGTCACGAGATTCTCCGGACGACCTACGACACGATCGACGGTGTGCCGTTCTGCCGGGTGAACGACACGCTCCGGCCGCAGTGTGAGATCGCCAGGCCGCCAACGGCATCGGGCGAATTCGAGCGCGCCGTCGAAGACGGCATCCGGAATCGCGCGACGCGGGCATTCGATCTCGCCGTCGAAGCCCCGTTGCGGGTCACGGTGTTCGAGGCGGCGGGCCACCCGGCGGAAGTGCTGCTGCTGTTCCATCACATCGTCTGGGACAGTGGAACATTCGGTGTCATCAGCGAAGAACTCGACCAGCTGTACGCGGACCCGGCCGCAATCGCACCGCCGCCGCAGTTGCACTATGCCGACTTCACGGCCTACCTCGCCGACGACAGGCATCTCCAGCGGGACCTCGCCTACTGGACCGCCAGGCTCACCCCACCGCCCCGGCTGCCGTTCCGTCCACTCGGTTCCCGGCAGGACCTGCCGCTGGCGGGTTGTCGGCACGACCGGAGCATGACGGATCGGTGTCGGCACGAGCTGGCGGTATGCGCGCAACGGAACGCGACGAGCAGATTCGTCGTCTTCACCGCGAAGGTGGCCGAAGTCCTCGGCCGGATCCTCGATACCCGCGACGTCACCGTCGGCGTGCTGACCAGCAGACGGGAACATCCGGCGACCGTTCACGCGATCGGTGATTTCTCGAATCTGCTGACGCTGCGGATCGACGTATCGGGGGAACTCGATCGGACCGTCGGGCAGGTCGACAGCGAATTCCGAAATGCCCTGGCGCACTCCCGGACTCACTACGAAACCCTCGCTGAACACCTGCCGCGCCTGGGGAACGGCAGTGCACCGACCGCCTTCGACATCATCGTGGTGTTCATCGAAGGGGACCTGCCCGGCCCCTCCCTGGGATGCTCGGCGACCACCTGGGAGCGCGCGGACAACGGCGGGATCCAGTTCCCGACGGTCCCGCTGTCGATCGAGGTGTTCCTGCGCAAACGCGACCCCCAGATCCAGTTCACCTACTCCCCGAGCCTGGTCGGACCCGAGGTCGTGTCGGCGATCGCGGACGCGCTCGATACGACGGCCGCATGCGGCACCGGACCTGACGCGGAAGGGCGCGAACAATGA